A genomic region of Caldicellulosiruptor acetigenus contains the following coding sequences:
- a CDS encoding carbohydrate ABC transporter permease, with product MQTSAKYRTTEDLVIDIVVYTVMIIVMIATLYPFWNILAISLNDALDSIRGGIYLWPRKFTLNNYRVILSNPDIYHATLISVLRAVIGSITNVLSCLMVAYGISRKDYIFRKFISRVIVFTMYFSGGLIPTYLLMKNLHLVGTFWVYILPGMVSAFNIIVIRSYIDGLPQSLIESAKIDGASEYRILFQIIMPLCLPVLATVTLWVAVGQWNAWFDTFLYNSGKPEFSTLQFELQKILQSVQSASTNPDFSASLTSSGRTVTPTAIRATMTIVATLPILFVYPFLQRYFIHGLTIGSIKE from the coding sequence GTGCAAACGTCAGCAAAGTACAGGACAACAGAGGATTTGGTCATTGACATTGTGGTATACACAGTCATGATAATTGTGATGATTGCTACTTTATATCCTTTTTGGAATATACTTGCGATTTCTCTTAACGATGCGCTTGACTCCATAAGAGGTGGAATATATCTGTGGCCAAGAAAATTTACACTTAACAACTATAGAGTCATCCTCAGCAATCCTGACATATACCATGCAACGCTTATATCAGTTTTGAGGGCTGTTATAGGGAGCATCACAAATGTTCTTTCATGTTTGATGGTTGCGTATGGAATTAGCCGAAAGGACTATATATTCAGAAAGTTTATATCCAGAGTTATAGTGTTTACAATGTATTTTAGCGGCGGTCTTATTCCCACATACCTTCTTATGAAAAATCTTCATCTTGTTGGAACATTCTGGGTGTACATTTTGCCTGGTATGGTAAGCGCGTTCAATATAATTGTGATAAGAAGCTATATAGACGGGCTTCCTCAAAGTCTTATTGAGTCAGCAAAGATTGACGGTGCAAGCGAATACAGGATACTGTTTCAGATAATTATGCCGCTTTGCCTTCCTGTGTTGGCAACTGTGACACTTTGGGTTGCGGTTGGTCAGTGGAATGCGTGGTTTGACACCTTCCTTTACAACTCCGGAAAACCAGAGTTTTCTACTTTGCAATTTGAGCTTCAAAAGATTTTACAGTCTGTTCAGTCTGCATCAACAAACCCCGACTTTTCAGCATCACTTACATCTTCTGGCAGGACTGTGACACCAACTGCTATCCGTGCAACCATGACAATAGTCGCGACACTGCCCATACTTTTTGTATATCCGTTCCTGCAAAGATATTTCATACACGGTCTTACAATTGGTAGTATAAAAGAGTGA
- a CDS encoding sensor histidine kinase, with product MRKISKIINDIPLFKKIFSIFFIFVFIPLLILSSQFISQIDFYINDKLHSQLENASNMTISNFKKAIELAINLAYTIYSDPRVIETVNTRYLSVEEFYDAYEKNIKPILQNARILYPQISQITIYCDNPTILNADGLAFLTEEYKKFFQKGGKEGKNLYVLSGLENEKPYVSIVLNLNFYEQYVPKYQQSTIKKFLRIDLNRVYLNSILSTFKDGHIFIADEEDTVYFSDLLYYNQVGRLSDLLKEEKNQTIVFEKLLSTEIPYFENWRYIVTTNNSGISKRLFEHQRNYLAIVVLCFVLAFFALFLIVNSVVSRLSVLARHIKKARKQQFESINIEAGKDEIGQVIEEFNIMAQKIKELLEKEIKYELRQKELALEKKQAEINALQSQINPHFLFNTLETIRMRSMLKKEFETANAIKLLAKLLKRSIRWENDLITIEEEILAIYYYLEIQKYRFGEKLKFEVEVEEDIKSTKIPKMTIQPLVENACVHGIENSKGEGRIVVKVFKEGDMIVIRVEDNGKGMEDEKLAELLRAIKGLSSDKASSVGLKNVFRRLELFYDKDFSFDIFRGELGGLKVVIKIPNKRDFEDAVQSVDS from the coding sequence ATGCGCAAAATAAGTAAGATTATAAACGATATTCCACTGTTTAAGAAGATATTTTCCATATTTTTTATATTTGTTTTTATTCCCCTTTTGATTTTGAGCAGCCAATTTATCTCGCAGATTGATTTTTATATAAACGATAAGCTCCACAGCCAGCTTGAAAATGCGTCAAATATGACAATTTCAAATTTCAAGAAAGCTATTGAGCTTGCAATCAATCTTGCGTATACCATATATTCGGACCCGAGAGTAATTGAGACTGTAAATACCCGGTACTTGTCTGTTGAGGAGTTTTATGATGCGTACGAGAAGAACATAAAACCCATACTTCAAAACGCAAGAATACTGTATCCGCAGATTTCGCAAATAACAATATACTGTGACAATCCTACCATACTAAATGCAGATGGGCTTGCGTTTTTGACAGAGGAATATAAAAAGTTTTTTCAAAAAGGAGGAAAAGAGGGTAAAAATCTCTATGTGCTAAGTGGACTTGAAAATGAAAAACCGTATGTTTCTATTGTGCTAAATCTCAACTTTTATGAGCAATATGTACCCAAATACCAGCAAAGCACAATTAAAAAGTTTTTAAGAATTGACCTGAACAGAGTGTATCTTAACAGTATTTTGAGCACGTTTAAAGATGGTCACATATTTATAGCAGATGAAGAAGACACAGTATATTTTAGTGACCTTTTGTATTACAATCAGGTTGGAAGACTCAGCGACCTTTTGAAGGAAGAGAAAAATCAAACCATTGTGTTTGAAAAGCTTCTATCAACAGAGATTCCTTACTTTGAAAACTGGAGATACATTGTTACAACCAACAATAGTGGAATATCAAAGAGGCTATTTGAACATCAGAGAAATTACCTTGCAATTGTGGTTTTGTGTTTTGTACTTGCGTTTTTTGCACTTTTTTTAATAGTAAATTCGGTGGTAAGTAGACTTTCGGTTTTAGCAAGACACATAAAAAAGGCAAGAAAACAGCAGTTTGAAAGCATCAACATTGAAGCCGGCAAAGATGAGATAGGCCAGGTCATAGAAGAGTTCAATATCATGGCACAAAAGATAAAAGAGCTTCTTGAAAAGGAAATAAAGTATGAGCTAAGACAAAAAGAACTGGCGCTGGAGAAAAAACAGGCAGAGATAAATGCGCTTCAGAGCCAGATAAATCCTCATTTTCTTTTTAACACCTTAGAGACAATCCGCATGAGAAGTATGCTCAAAAAAGAGTTTGAGACAGCAAATGCCATAAAACTTCTTGCAAAGCTTTTAAAACGAAGCATAAGGTGGGAAAACGACCTTATAACCATTGAAGAGGAAATTTTGGCTATTTATTACTACCTAGAGATACAAAAGTACAGGTTCGGGGAAAAGCTAAAATTTGAGGTTGAGGTTGAGGAGGATATAAAGTCAACAAAGATACCGAAGATGACCATACAACCTCTTGTTGAGAACGCATGTGTTCATGGGATAGAAAACAGCAAAGGTGAAGGAAGGATTGTGGTCAAGGTTTTCAAAGAAGGTGATATGATAGTAATACGTGTTGAGGACAATGGAAAAGGCATGGAAGATGAAAAGTTAGCAGAGCTCTTGCGGGCTATAAAAGGACTTTCATCTGACAAGGCAAGCAGTGTGGGGCTTAAAAATGTTTTTAGAAGACTTGAACTTTTTTATGACAAAGATTTTAGCTTTGACATATTTAGAGGCGAGCTTGGGGGATTAAAAGTTGTGATAAAAATACCGAACAAGAGGGACTTTGAAGATGCTGTACAAAGTGTTGATAGTTGA
- a CDS encoding response regulator, with amino-acid sequence MLYKVLIVEDEVFMREGLKNLIDWKEFGFEIVGEAEDGVTAFEFLKKMQVDVLISDIKIPLLSGLDLIEKVKKELKNPPEVIIISGYADFEYAKKAIQHGVVNYILKPIEEEELVDTLLKIKSKLKKRELIKEGESLLALERSFKETIESSNIKIENGVYVGIVYFKEMSSWLSLFLDERIENILSRIKGCFEQLKKEGLMYEFSEIEGKYYVVATSEEDIKKAYQSIKKMVDFATEIVFAFSRKISKWTQFFDAIYEAAYSLNFALFYNQLGISFYSSSLPNSKELLYSKEYDKKLILAIEEEDSQSLQKIIKEMMEDIKEGRYQLDFLRTYLSFVVVSISSYFSRIGLNLEDEIEYFSSLRLEFSNIEEIEKSILKFCEGILNKFRQWKTSLSNGIMSELEKYIKENYNKNLTLKSVAQKFYLNPVYLGQLFKKHYGVYFNSYLQKIRVEEAKKLLMSTNMKIYEISQAVGYNDTDYFIQCFTKLCNMTPNQFRKKYRKV; translated from the coding sequence ATGCTGTACAAAGTGTTGATAGTTGAAGATGAGGTATTTATGAGAGAAGGCCTAAAAAACCTAATTGACTGGAAAGAATTTGGGTTTGAGATAGTGGGCGAGGCAGAAGACGGAGTTACTGCCTTTGAATTTTTGAAAAAGATGCAGGTTGACGTGCTCATCAGCGACATCAAGATTCCGCTTTTAAGTGGCCTTGACCTTATAGAGAAGGTAAAAAAGGAGCTAAAAAACCCGCCTGAAGTGATAATCATCAGCGGGTATGCAGACTTTGAGTATGCAAAAAAAGCTATCCAGCATGGTGTTGTCAATTATATATTAAAGCCCATTGAAGAAGAGGAGCTTGTTGACACGCTTCTTAAAATAAAGTCAAAACTTAAAAAAAGGGAGTTAATTAAAGAAGGCGAGAGCCTGCTTGCACTTGAGAGAAGCTTTAAAGAAACGATAGAAAGTAGCAACATCAAGATAGAAAATGGAGTTTATGTTGGAATAGTCTATTTTAAAGAAATGTCGAGCTGGCTAAGTCTCTTTCTTGATGAGAGAATAGAAAATATATTGTCAAGGATAAAGGGGTGTTTTGAGCAGCTAAAAAAAGAAGGACTTATGTATGAATTTTCAGAGATTGAAGGCAAGTACTACGTAGTTGCAACATCTGAAGAGGACATAAAAAAGGCATATCAGAGCATAAAAAAGATGGTGGACTTTGCAACAGAGATTGTGTTTGCTTTTTCAAGAAAGATTTCAAAATGGACTCAATTTTTTGATGCCATTTACGAGGCAGCATACTCTTTAAACTTTGCACTTTTTTACAACCAGTTGGGAATTTCATTTTATAGTAGCAGTCTGCCCAATTCAAAAGAGCTTTTGTACTCAAAGGAATATGACAAAAAACTCATTTTGGCTATCGAAGAAGAAGATAGCCAGAGTCTACAAAAGATAATTAAAGAAATGATGGAGGATATTAAAGAAGGAAGGTATCAGCTTGACTTTTTGAGGACGTATTTGAGCTTTGTTGTGGTATCTATAAGCTCTTATTTTAGCAGGATAGGCCTAAATTTAGAAGATGAGATAGAGTACTTTTCAAGCTTGAGGCTTGAATTTTCAAACATTGAGGAGATAGAAAAAAGCATATTAAAGTTTTGCGAAGGGATACTAAACAAGTTCAGACAGTGGAAAACAAGCCTATCTAACGGTATCATGAGTGAGCTTGAAAAGTATATAAAGGAAAACTATAACAAGAACCTGACACTAAAATCTGTTGCGCAAAAGTTTTATCTAAATCCTGTTTACTTGGGTCAGCTTTTCAAAAAGCATTATGGGGTGTATTTCAACTCTTATTTGCAAAAAATTCGTGTTGAAGAGGCAAAAAAGCTTTTGATGTCTACCAATATGAAGATATACGAAATTTCGCAGGCAGTTGGGTACAACGACACAGACTATTTTATCCAGTGCTTTACAAAACTTTGCAATATGACGCCCAACCAGTTTAGAAAAAAATATAGAAAAGTATAA
- the metE gene encoding 5-methyltetrahydropteroyltriglutamate--homocysteine S-methyltransferase, whose product MISVVGFPRIGQNRELKKWVESYLDKNLSKKELIQNSKNLKKTHWQLQKEYGVDLISSNDFSLYDTFLDHAMLVGAIPEEYKAVFSDDLELYFALAKGYQDQNIDLKALPMKKWFFTNYHYLVPEITENTKFELSSTKPFDEFVEALSIGVKTKPTIIGALTFLKLSKKTNVDMYDKSFWEKLLDVYIQILKRFEELGSEFVQIDEPILVTDLSTKDIELFEDFYRSLLLNKGKLKVLLQTYFGDVRDCFEKIISLNFDAIGLDFVDGKFNLELIKKFGFPQDKLLVAGVVNGRNVFKNNYKNTLELLNMLSSFVDKKNIVISTSCSLLFVPYSLKFETQLDSNKKKFLAFAEEKLKELSELKLLFSQESFTANSIYVQNVQLFEELNKNKLSDVSTAVSGLTDDDFERKPCFEERIKLQKEVLNLPQLPTTTIGSFPQTPDVRSARSRLKKGEITLEEYKNFIKSKIERVIKLQEEIGLDVLVHGEYERNDMVEFFGENLEGFLITQNGWVQSYGTRCVKPPIIFSDIKRKKSLTVEYIKYAQSLTSKPVKGILTGPVTILNWSFVREDIPLKDVAFQLALAIKEEVLELEREGVKIIQIDEAALIEKLPLRRCQHSSYLSWAIKAFRLTCSKVKPQTQIHTHMCYSNFDELLDEIAKMDVDVITFEAAKSDFTLLDSINKSSLKAEVGPGVFDVHSPRIVSKEEMKKLILKMIEKVGKDRLWVNPDCGLKTRKEEEVLPTLQNMVLAAWEVRNNL is encoded by the coding sequence ATGATTTCAGTTGTCGGTTTTCCAAGAATAGGACAAAATAGAGAGCTTAAAAAATGGGTTGAGAGCTATCTGGACAAAAATCTTTCAAAAAAAGAGCTCATTCAAAACTCAAAAAACTTAAAAAAGACTCACTGGCAACTTCAAAAAGAGTATGGTGTTGACCTGATATCATCAAATGACTTTTCGCTTTACGACACTTTTTTAGACCATGCAATGCTTGTTGGCGCAATACCCGAGGAATACAAGGCGGTTTTCTCAGATGATCTCGAGCTCTACTTTGCACTTGCAAAAGGGTATCAAGACCAAAACATTGATCTTAAAGCTTTGCCTATGAAAAAGTGGTTCTTTACAAACTACCACTATCTTGTGCCTGAAATCACTGAAAACACCAAATTTGAGCTTTCATCAACAAAACCTTTTGATGAATTTGTCGAAGCACTTTCAATAGGAGTTAAGACAAAACCGACAATAATCGGTGCTCTGACATTTTTAAAGCTTTCCAAAAAAACGAATGTTGATATGTACGACAAATCTTTCTGGGAAAAGCTGCTTGATGTATATATTCAAATACTAAAAAGGTTTGAAGAGTTAGGTAGCGAGTTTGTTCAGATAGATGAACCGATACTTGTCACAGACTTAAGTACAAAAGACATAGAGCTTTTTGAAGATTTTTATCGCAGCCTTCTTCTTAATAAAGGAAAGCTGAAGGTACTTCTTCAGACCTATTTTGGAGATGTCAGAGACTGCTTCGAAAAGATAATCTCTCTTAACTTTGACGCAATCGGCCTTGACTTTGTTGATGGAAAGTTCAATTTAGAGCTCATTAAAAAATTTGGTTTCCCACAGGATAAGCTCCTGGTTGCTGGAGTTGTGAATGGCAGAAATGTGTTTAAAAACAACTACAAAAATACGCTTGAGCTTTTAAATATGCTCTCCTCATTTGTTGACAAGAAAAACATTGTAATTTCAACATCATGTTCCTTACTCTTTGTGCCATACTCTTTGAAGTTCGAAACACAGCTTGACAGCAATAAAAAGAAGTTTTTAGCATTTGCTGAGGAAAAGCTAAAAGAGCTGTCTGAGCTAAAGCTTTTGTTCTCTCAAGAAAGCTTTACCGCAAACAGCATCTATGTTCAAAATGTTCAGCTTTTTGAAGAGCTGAATAAAAACAAACTATCAGATGTTAGCACAGCTGTAAGTGGTCTTACAGACGATGACTTTGAAAGAAAACCGTGTTTTGAGGAGAGAATCAAGCTTCAAAAAGAGGTTTTGAACTTGCCCCAGCTTCCGACAACAACAATTGGGTCATTCCCGCAAACCCCAGACGTAAGATCAGCACGAAGCAGACTTAAAAAAGGTGAAATAACACTTGAAGAATATAAAAACTTTATAAAATCCAAGATTGAAAGAGTAATAAAGCTTCAAGAAGAAATCGGGCTTGATGTGCTTGTCCACGGCGAATACGAAAGAAATGACATGGTAGAGTTTTTCGGTGAAAACTTGGAAGGGTTTTTAATCACTCAAAACGGTTGGGTTCAGTCATATGGTACAAGATGTGTAAAACCTCCTATAATATTTTCTGACATTAAAAGAAAAAAATCACTCACAGTGGAATATATAAAATACGCACAAAGCTTGACTTCGAAGCCTGTAAAAGGGATCTTGACAGGACCAGTGACAATCCTCAACTGGTCATTTGTGCGCGAAGATATACCATTGAAAGATGTAGCTTTTCAGCTTGCTCTTGCAATAAAAGAAGAGGTTTTGGAGCTTGAAAGAGAGGGTGTAAAGATTATTCAGATTGATGAGGCAGCACTGATTGAAAAGCTTCCGCTCAGGCGCTGCCAGCATAGTAGCTATCTATCATGGGCGATAAAGGCGTTTAGGCTCACATGCTCAAAGGTAAAACCACAGACGCAAATCCACACGCATATGTGTTACAGCAACTTTGATGAGCTTTTAGATGAAATAGCAAAGATGGATGTGGACGTTATAACTTTTGAGGCAGCTAAATCTGATTTTACATTGCTCGACAGCATAAACAAAAGCAGTTTAAAAGCAGAGGTAGGTCCTGGCGTGTTTGACGTGCATTCACCTCGAATTGTATCAAAGGAAGAGATGAAAAAGCTCATATTAAAGATGATAGAAAAGGTTGGGAAAGACAGGCTGTGGGTAAACCCTGACTGCGGTCTTAAAACCAGAAAGGAAGAAGAAGTTTTGCCTACCTTGCAAAACATGGTGCTTGCAGCGTGGGAAGTCAGAAATAACTTATAA
- a CDS encoding ATP-dependent nuclease translates to MKIKSVHIHNFRSIKDGKFDLYDYNVLVGSNNSGKSNVLTALRIFYEDEIKYDENSDFPKFKTDDNESWIEIEYVLSEEEVKSIKKEYVYDNNMLKVRKYLKSEDRNKVKANQSNIYAYENGKLSENLFYGARNISQAKLGTVIYIPALATTNETLKTTGPSPFRKLLNLIIKELSKKSKSFQRLYEEFEKFNISLKNEETEDGLSLKNIENKINNSLREWNVKFNVNIEPIGPDEVIKSLVKTNFIDETLNKEKNVTQYGLGLQRHLIYTLIRIASQIERETEEESNNKKDFSPDFTLILFEEPELFLHPTQQEILNVGLRNLASEENHQVLITTHSPIFVSKNIEEVSSIIKLKREEGVTEIFQITNEKIDELIKNNNELFVILKNKLDDPQTDEKIKERIRELIGETEEERRLEEESIRYLSWLDSERCCAFFADLVLICEGATEKVFIDYLIRNKVQKLNEKKIYVLDAMGKFNIHRYMNLFKELGIYHSVLMDKDENRNLHEIVNDFIFNNKNDYTKKIDLFEKNIEDFLNVAQVKQGWKKPINILWHYFHNKIEEKKLEDLIEKVKQLIE, encoded by the coding sequence TTGAAGATTAAATCAGTTCATATTCATAATTTCAGGTCAATAAAGGATGGGAAATTTGACTTATATGACTATAATGTGTTAGTAGGTAGTAATAATTCTGGTAAATCAAATGTTCTAACTGCGTTAAGGATTTTTTACGAAGATGAAATTAAATATGATGAAAACAGTGATTTTCCTAAGTTTAAAACTGATGATAATGAAAGTTGGATAGAAATTGAGTATGTCTTATCAGAGGAAGAAGTGAAAAGTATTAAAAAAGAATACGTATATGACAATAATATGTTAAAAGTAAGAAAGTATTTAAAATCAGAAGATAGAAACAAGGTTAAAGCTAATCAAAGTAACATATATGCGTACGAAAATGGTAAGCTTTCAGAAAATTTGTTTTATGGAGCGAGAAATATTTCACAAGCAAAATTGGGAACAGTGATATATATTCCTGCACTTGCAACAACAAACGAAACTTTAAAAACCACAGGACCATCTCCATTTAGAAAGTTATTGAATTTAATAATTAAGGAATTATCAAAAAAGAGTAAATCTTTTCAAAGACTTTACGAAGAATTTGAAAAATTTAACATTAGTTTGAAAAATGAAGAAACAGAGGATGGATTGTCTCTAAAAAATATAGAAAACAAAATAAATAATAGCCTTCGTGAGTGGAATGTAAAATTTAATGTCAATATAGAACCTATTGGGCCTGACGAAGTAATTAAAAGTTTAGTTAAAACTAACTTTATAGATGAAACATTAAATAAAGAAAAGAATGTTACTCAATATGGCTTGGGTTTACAGCGTCATTTAATTTATACACTTATAAGAATTGCTTCCCAGATAGAAAGAGAGACAGAAGAAGAATCTAATAATAAGAAAGATTTTTCGCCAGATTTCACACTTATCTTATTTGAAGAGCCTGAGCTTTTCCTTCATCCAACTCAACAGGAGATTCTTAACGTTGGACTGAGGAATCTGGCAAGTGAAGAAAATCACCAAGTTCTTATAACTACACATTCTCCTATTTTTGTTAGCAAAAATATAGAGGAAGTATCGTCAATTATAAAATTAAAAAGAGAAGAAGGGGTTACAGAAATATTTCAAATTACAAACGAAAAAATAGATGAATTAATAAAAAACAACAATGAATTATTTGTTATTTTAAAAAATAAATTAGATGATCCGCAAACAGATGAGAAAATTAAGGAAAGGATTAGGGAATTGATTGGAGAAACGGAAGAAGAAAGAAGATTAGAAGAAGAATCAATTAGATACTTATCTTGGTTAGATTCAGAAAGATGTTGTGCATTTTTTGCTGATTTAGTGCTGATATGTGAAGGTGCTACAGAGAAGGTGTTTATTGATTATCTTATAAGAAATAAAGTGCAAAAATTAAATGAAAAAAAGATTTATGTTTTGGATGCAATGGGAAAATTTAATATTCATAGGTATATGAATTTATTTAAAGAATTAGGAATTTACCATTCTGTTTTAATGGATAAAGATGAAAACAGAAATCTTCATGAAATTGTAAATGATTTTATTTTTAACAATAAAAATGATTATACGAAAAAGATAGATTTATTTGAAAAAAATATTGAGGACTTTTTAAATGTGGCTCAAGTAAAACAAGGCTGGAAGAAACCAATTAATATACTATGGCATTACTTCCATAATAAGATAGAAGAGAAAAAGTTAGAAGATTTAATCGAGAAAGTAAAACAACTTATAGAATGA
- a CDS encoding biotin transporter BioY encodes MNTKSICLVSLFAALTAVGAYIKIPIPYVPFTLQLLFCVLAGLLLGPKLGGLSQIVYVATGLLGVPIFAEGGGPLYIFKPTFGYLIGFIVCAYVAGYISHLKQSRNISTNIIGSLIGLFFVYLLGVSYLYVIYNYYLKIPKTISWALYWGFLVCVPGDIFLCIVASIVAKRLKPILEKILIINTRYLQDIKE; translated from the coding sequence ATGAATACAAAAAGTATTTGCTTGGTTTCTCTCTTTGCGGCTTTGACTGCTGTGGGAGCCTATATAAAAATTCCTATTCCTTATGTACCATTTACTCTTCAACTTCTGTTTTGTGTATTGGCAGGGCTTCTTTTAGGCCCCAAACTTGGTGGACTCTCTCAAATAGTATATGTTGCAACTGGATTACTTGGCGTTCCAATCTTTGCAGAAGGTGGAGGTCCGTTGTATATTTTTAAACCAACCTTTGGCTATCTAATTGGTTTTATCGTTTGTGCATATGTAGCTGGCTATATATCTCATTTGAAGCAAAGCAGAAATATAAGCACAAACATAATAGGTTCATTGATTGGTTTGTTTTTTGTATACTTATTAGGAGTTAGTTACCTGTATGTAATTTACAATTATTATCTAAAAATACCAAAAACCATTAGCTGGGCTTTATACTGGGGATTTTTAGTATGTGTGCCTGGAGATATATTTTTATGCATCGTTGCTTCCATTGTTGCAAAAAGATTAAAACCAATATTAGAAAAAATTTTGATTATAAATACAAGATATTTACAAGATATCAAAGAATAG
- the bioD gene encoding dethiobiotin synthase yields MKSVYIIGTDTDVGKTFICAGLCWALKEKGYNIGYFKPVLSGAKRRGKMLIPQDTEFVVNFAKIKGDIYRLTPFVFEKPASPHIAASDENVDINVNQIKQTFEDLSQNYEFVVIEGCGGLAVPLKEEKNQFYMQYQLIKEICNNVILVTTTKLGTINHTLLTVEFAKAYGLCLKGIIANMYKNEPDENRVINTIAKFTNIPILAKVDFINDFPSDVDENKFKNVFKKCFDDMAIMKIMEVFEC; encoded by the coding sequence ATGAAATCTGTTTACATTATTGGAACTGATACTGATGTTGGAAAGACGTTTATATGTGCTGGACTTTGTTGGGCTTTAAAAGAAAAAGGATATAATATAGGATATTTCAAACCAGTACTAAGTGGGGCTAAAAGAAGAGGAAAGATGCTAATACCTCAAGATACAGAATTTGTAGTTAATTTTGCAAAAATAAAAGGGGATATTTACAGACTCACACCATTTGTATTTGAGAAACCAGCCTCCCCTCATATAGCTGCAAGTGATGAAAACGTAGATATTAATGTTAATCAAATAAAACAAACCTTTGAAGATTTATCACAGAACTACGAATTCGTAGTAATTGAAGGTTGTGGCGGATTGGCAGTGCCATTAAAAGAAGAGAAAAACCAATTTTATATGCAATATCAATTGATAAAGGAAATTTGCAACAATGTTATATTAGTTACCACAACAAAATTAGGAACAATTAATCACACTCTCTTGACAGTTGAGTTTGCAAAAGCTTACGGACTTTGTTTAAAGGGGATCATAGCGAATATGTATAAGAATGAACCTGATGAAAATAGGGTAATAAATACAATAGCAAAGTTTACCAATATCCCAATATTAGCCAAAGTAGACTTTATAAATGATTTTCCAAGTGATGTAGATGAGAATAAATTTAAAAATGTTTTTAAAAAATGCTTTGATGATATGGCAATAATGAAGATAATGGAGGTTTTTGAATGTTAA
- the bioA gene encoding adenosylmethionine--8-amino-7-oxononanoate transaminase gives MLNEWQQRDLKYIWHPCSQMKDYEELPPIVIERGQGVWLYDVEGNRYLDAISSWWTNLFGHCNKRLNDSLKAQADKLEHVIFANFSHKPAIELSQKLVEIAPKGLEKVFFSDDGSTSVEVALKMSFQYHQQKENYTKLKFACFTNSYHGETLGALSVGSIDLYSKIYKPIMKESIKIQGPDCFRCKYHKTRYSCDVECFEEVEKVLKKHYKEICAVIIEPIIQCAGGMKIYPPKFLKLLREACTSYDVHLIADEVAVGFGRTGKMFACEHAGITPDFLCLSKGLTAGYMPLAVTLTTQEIFDAFYADYVELKAFLHSHSYTGNPLACAVALESLKIFEEYNVLKKINEKATYLEELARKTFENHRFVGEYRQFGFIGAIELVEDKATKKEFDWRKRVGYHIYKTALKKGLLIRPLGNVIYFMPPFIIEEDEIDFMVNNTLESINQFFGL, from the coding sequence ATGTTAAATGAATGGCAACAAAGAGATTTAAAGTATATTTGGCATCCGTGCTCACAAATGAAGGATTATGAAGAACTACCACCTATCGTTATAGAAAGAGGCCAGGGAGTATGGCTATACGATGTTGAAGGTAATAGATATCTTGATGCAATTTCTTCGTGGTGGACAAATCTTTTTGGACATTGTAATAAAAGATTAAATGATTCTCTCAAAGCTCAAGCAGACAAGTTAGAACATGTAATATTTGCAAACTTTTCACACAAACCAGCTATTGAATTGTCTCAAAAATTAGTTGAAATAGCACCAAAGGGATTGGAGAAAGTATTCTTTTCTGATGATGGTTCAACGTCTGTCGAAGTTGCTCTTAAGATGAGTTTTCAATATCATCAACAGAAGGAGAATTATACAAAGCTCAAGTTTGCATGTTTTACAAATTCATATCATGGAGAAACCTTAGGGGCATTGTCTGTTGGAAGTATAGATCTGTATTCAAAGATATATAAACCCATTATGAAGGAATCCATAAAAATTCAAGGTCCTGATTGTTTTAGATGTAAATACCACAAAACAAGATATAGCTGCGATGTAGAATGTTTTGAAGAAGTAGAAAAGGTTTTAAAAAAGCACTATAAAGAGATTTGTGCTGTCATAATTGAGCCAATTATCCAATGTGCAGGTGGCATGAAAATTTACCCACCTAAATTTTTAAAGCTATTGCGAGAAGCCTGCACCAGCTATGATGTTCATCTCATTGCAGATGAGGTAGCTGTTGGATTTGGTAGAACAGGAAAGATGTTTGCATGTGAACATGCAGGAATAACTCCAGACTTTTTGTGTTTGTCAAAAGGTTTGACTGCTGGATATATGCCGTTGGCAGTAACACTTACCACTCAAGAAATTTTTGATGCGTTTTATGCTGACTATGTGGAACTGAAAGCTTTCTTGCATAGTCATAGCTATACTGGAAATCCTCTTGCTTGCGCTGTTGCTTTAGAATCATTGAAAATCTTTGAGGAATACAATGTCCTCAAGAAAATAAATGAAAAAGCAACCTACCTTGAAGAGCTTGCTAGAAAAACTTTTGAGAACCATAGGTTTGTGGGTGAATATAGGCAATTTGGATTTATTGGAGCAATTGAGCTTGTTGAAGATAAGGCTACTAAAAAGGAATTTGATTGGAGAAAGAGAGTAGGATACCACATTTATAAAACTGCTTTGAAGAAAGGGTTGCTTATTCGTCCTCTTGGAAATGTAATATATTTTATGCCTCCCTTTATTATTGAAGAAGATGAAATTGATTTTATGGTAAATAATACTCTTGAATCAATAAACCAATTTTTTGGTCTGTAA